Proteins encoded within one genomic window of Haloplanus vescus:
- a CDS encoding universal stress protein encodes MYQKILVPTDGSDCATNAAAEAVSVAAQFDAEVHALYAVDVRISRPNAEVETYREEMRAEGEGAIGEVEQLAGREGVEYVSDIRVGDPRDVVTEYADDADIDLIVMGTHGRRGIERMVLGSITEGVVRMSDVPVLTVPRS; translated from the coding sequence ATGTATCAGAAAATCCTCGTCCCCACAGACGGGAGTGACTGTGCAACGAACGCCGCAGCGGAGGCCGTCTCGGTGGCCGCTCAGTTCGACGCCGAGGTCCACGCCCTGTACGCCGTGGACGTTCGAATCAGCCGGCCGAACGCCGAAGTGGAAACCTACCGGGAGGAGATGCGAGCCGAGGGCGAGGGCGCCATCGGCGAGGTGGAGCAGTTGGCGGGGAGAGAAGGCGTGGAGTACGTCTCCGACATTCGAGTCGGCGACCCGCGCGACGTCGTGACCGAGTACGCCGACGACGCGGACATCGACCTCATCGTGATGGGCACGCACGGGCGACGGGGTATCGAGCGGATGGTCCTCGGGAGCATCACCGAGGGAGTCGTTCGGATGTCCGACGTGCCGGTGCTGACCGTCCCACGGTCCTGA
- a CDS encoding DUF3830 family protein, with product MTQLEFDIEGEVFVADLLEDEAPESVAALRDFLPLESELMHVRWSGHATWVNIDEIDLPEIPRENHTVYPSRGDILLYPGYRNEQELLVPCGPTCFKSPAGELAGNHVATLDASREELARIEEETLQTGVKDIVVREA from the coding sequence GTGACGCAGTTAGAATTCGATATCGAGGGAGAGGTGTTCGTAGCCGACCTCCTCGAGGACGAAGCACCAGAATCGGTCGCAGCGCTGCGGGACTTCCTCCCGCTGGAATCAGAGCTCATGCACGTTCGCTGGAGTGGCCACGCGACGTGGGTCAACATCGACGAAATCGACCTGCCGGAGATTCCGCGCGAGAACCACACGGTCTACCCGTCACGGGGAGACATCCTCCTCTATCCGGGCTACCGGAACGAGCAGGAACTCCTCGTCCCCTGTGGGCCGACGTGTTTCAAGAGTCCGGCCGGCGAACTCGCCGGCAACCACGTCGCGACGCTCGACGCGTCGCGCGAGGAGCTCGCCCGAATCGAAGAGGAGACGCTCCAGACGGGTGTGAAAGACATCGTCGTCAGAGAAGCGTAA
- a CDS encoding M20 family metallo-hydrolase: MSVAERVYQQVSQQRLKDDITTNAAFGEIPTKQGRGRTVLTGTEANRKAREFLVDRMEAAGLDVRVDAVGNIAGRWVPESADPTLPPVACGSHIDSVPEGGIFDGVLGVYSALEAVRALQAVDADIERPIEVVCFTEEEGARFSNGVLGSSVASGQRTIADALALEDDDGVTLEAALSDIGFRGSGRLHANEWDSWLELHVEQGERLQDANAAVGLVSAITGTIRCEIEIEGEADHSGSTSMAERTDALAAASELVLEVESATQDAVAENGEAVVGTVGKLDVSPNAINVVPGRAELGVDVRDIRYGPMERIVGRVRDCLETLEAERGVDTAFERPYDIAPSQMSERCTAALRDAAATIDATTLDLHSGAGHDTMHIASVTDTGLLFAPSHGGFSHSPREWTDWESCATATRVLTAGVANLASR, translated from the coding sequence ATGAGCGTGGCAGAGCGAGTCTATCAACAGGTCAGTCAGCAGCGTCTCAAAGACGACATCACGACGAACGCAGCGTTCGGCGAGATTCCGACCAAACAGGGCCGAGGACGGACCGTGCTGACCGGCACGGAGGCGAATCGGAAGGCACGAGAGTTCCTGGTCGACCGGATGGAGGCGGCGGGCCTGGACGTCCGTGTCGACGCCGTGGGGAACATCGCGGGGCGGTGGGTTCCCGAAAGCGCCGACCCGACGCTGCCGCCAGTCGCCTGTGGCAGCCACATCGACTCTGTCCCAGAGGGGGGTATCTTCGACGGCGTACTCGGCGTCTACAGCGCGCTCGAAGCGGTTCGAGCGCTGCAAGCGGTCGACGCGGACATCGAGCGACCCATCGAAGTCGTCTGCTTCACGGAGGAGGAAGGGGCTCGCTTCTCCAACGGCGTCCTCGGGTCGTCGGTGGCGAGCGGCCAGCGGACGATAGCGGATGCGCTGGCACTCGAAGACGACGACGGGGTGACACTCGAAGCGGCGTTGTCCGACATCGGGTTTCGGGGGTCGGGACGACTGCACGCGAACGAGTGGGACTCGTGGCTCGAACTCCACGTCGAACAGGGGGAGCGACTGCAAGACGCGAACGCCGCGGTGGGTCTCGTCTCGGCGATCACCGGCACGATTCGATGCGAAATCGAAATCGAGGGTGAGGCCGACCACTCGGGCAGTACGTCGATGGCAGAGCGGACGGACGCGCTGGCGGCGGCGAGCGAACTCGTCCTGGAAGTCGAGAGCGCGACGCAGGACGCTGTCGCCGAGAACGGTGAGGCTGTCGTCGGGACCGTCGGCAAACTCGACGTCTCGCCCAACGCCATCAACGTCGTTCCGGGGCGTGCCGAACTGGGCGTCGACGTTCGCGACATCCGATACGGCCCCATGGAGCGAATCGTCGGCCGCGTTCGGGACTGTCTCGAGACGCTGGAGGCCGAACGCGGGGTCGACACCGCGTTCGAGCGACCGTACGACATCGCGCCCAGTCAGATGAGCGAACGCTGTACGGCGGCGCTGCGGGACGCGGCAGCGACGATAGACGCCACCACGCTCGACCTCCATTCGGGGGCCGGCCACGACACGATGCACATCGCGAGCGTCACCGATACGGGACTGCTGTTCGCCCCCTCCCACGGCGGCTTTTCCCACAGTCCGCGAGAGTGGACGGACTGGGAGAGCTGCGCGACGGCGACGAGGGTGCTGACGGCAGGTGTCGCGAACCTGGCGAGTCGATAA
- a CDS encoding IclR family transcriptional regulator, producing MASEREEEQPRTLKTVERTAQILEALETLEGAGVTELADHLDMSKSTAYHYLATLRQEDLVVKSDDQYDLSLQFLLSGEYVRNRNLLYKYGREEVEELAEDTGEYANLFTEEHGVGINLYKVRGSDAVGTGYQTGKLQRPDYLHCTATGKAILAFLPRERVDGILDQHGLPEQTAHTITDRDALFDELERVRERGYAHNDEEEVEGLRAVGAPVIDRNDNVLGSLSVAGPTSRLKDEQFESVLPEKVRSAANVIEVNVNMATHD from the coding sequence ATGGCAAGCGAACGCGAGGAAGAGCAACCACGGACACTGAAGACGGTGGAGCGGACGGCACAGATTCTCGAGGCACTCGAGACGCTCGAGGGTGCCGGCGTCACGGAACTCGCCGACCACCTCGACATGTCGAAGAGCACAGCGTATCACTACTTGGCGACCCTTCGGCAGGAGGACCTCGTCGTCAAATCCGACGACCAGTACGACCTCAGTCTGCAGTTTCTCCTCTCTGGCGAGTACGTCCGCAATCGGAATCTGCTGTACAAGTACGGCCGTGAAGAAGTCGAGGAACTCGCGGAGGACACCGGCGAATATGCCAACCTCTTCACGGAGGAACACGGCGTCGGCATCAACCTGTACAAGGTCCGCGGGAGCGACGCCGTCGGAACCGGGTACCAAACTGGCAAGCTCCAGCGCCCCGACTACCTCCACTGCACGGCGACCGGGAAGGCGATTCTGGCGTTTCTGCCGCGCGAACGCGTCGACGGGATTCTCGACCAACACGGCCTGCCCGAACAGACCGCTCACACCATCACCGACCGCGACGCCCTCTTCGACGAACTCGAACGGGTTCGTGAGCGCGGCTACGCGCACAACGACGAGGAGGAAGTGGAGGGGCTTCGCGCCGTGGGTGCGCCCGTCATCGACCGCAACGACAACGTTCTCGGCTCCTTGAGCGTCGCCGGGCCGACCAGTCGCCTGAAAGACGAGCAGTTCGAGTCGGTCCTCCCCGAGAAGGTGCGAAGCGCGGCTAACGTCATCGAAGTCAACGTGAACATGGCGACGCACGACTGA
- a CDS encoding archaea-specific SMC-related protein → MNTDTLERPAELEVRNVGGIEETTVSFSPGITVLTGRNATNRTSLLRSIMAVLGSDDTSLKADAEQGRVELHMGDERYVRTLERANGTVTTDGVPYLEETELADLFAFLLESNAARRAVEREEDLRELIMRPVDTEAIEAEIERLDRERARIDDELEDLSELKRELPSLEERRRELEAEIETKRAELASKEADIDALDADVDETRAEKQRLDSQLQTVREKRSELEQVRSDIDLQQESIESLTAERRELEAELSDLPETPMAEHDDLDEQITQLRNRKETLEAEVSDLQDVIQFNEEQLEGQSDSIAALRENDGAVTDALVEDIVVCWTCGSEVDEERITETVAQLRTVRREKLETVRSLESELSDLRDEKREHRQQRQRKQTVERKLADVETEIDDREERLEDLRSKRERLGEEIETLESEIDDLESDDFSEVLDLHKEANQLEFELGQLESTLDDVVERIGTVEEQLAEESDLKSRREEIEAELTDLRTRVDQIEASAVERFNEHMDTVLDVLDYDNLERIWIEAVEREVRDGRQTVERTEFELHIVRSTDTGATYEDTIDHLSESEREVTGLVFALAGYLVHDVHETVPFVLLDSLEAIDSERIAALVEYMADYATFLVVALLPEDAQALDDRHPRITSI, encoded by the coding sequence GTGAACACCGATACGCTGGAGCGACCGGCCGAACTCGAGGTACGGAACGTCGGTGGCATCGAGGAGACGACCGTCTCCTTCTCGCCCGGGATTACGGTCTTGACGGGGCGTAACGCGACGAATCGAACGTCGCTTCTCCGCTCCATCATGGCGGTGCTTGGGAGCGACGACACCTCGCTGAAGGCCGACGCCGAACAGGGGCGTGTCGAACTCCACATGGGCGACGAGCGCTACGTTCGAACGCTGGAACGTGCGAACGGGACAGTGACGACGGACGGTGTTCCGTATCTCGAAGAGACGGAACTCGCCGACCTCTTCGCGTTCCTCTTGGAGTCGAACGCGGCGCGGCGAGCGGTCGAACGCGAAGAGGACCTTCGCGAGCTCATCATGCGCCCGGTCGACACCGAGGCCATCGAGGCCGAAATCGAGCGTCTCGACCGCGAACGCGCTCGCATCGACGACGAACTCGAGGACCTCTCGGAGCTGAAACGAGAGCTGCCGTCGCTCGAAGAGCGGCGTCGAGAGTTGGAAGCGGAAATCGAAACCAAGCGGGCGGAGTTGGCCAGCAAAGAGGCTGATATCGACGCCCTCGACGCGGACGTGGACGAGACGCGCGCGGAGAAGCAGCGCCTCGACTCGCAGTTACAGACGGTTCGCGAGAAGCGGTCGGAACTGGAGCAGGTGCGCTCGGACATCGACCTCCAGCAGGAGAGCATCGAATCGCTCACCGCCGAGCGACGGGAACTGGAGGCGGAACTGTCGGACCTCCCAGAGACGCCGATGGCCGAGCACGACGACCTCGACGAGCAAATCACCCAGCTCCGAAATCGAAAGGAGACGCTGGAAGCCGAAGTGAGCGACCTCCAAGACGTCATCCAGTTCAACGAGGAGCAGTTGGAGGGGCAGAGCGATTCGATTGCAGCACTCCGCGAGAACGACGGCGCCGTCACGGACGCACTCGTCGAGGACATCGTCGTCTGTTGGACCTGTGGCTCCGAAGTCGACGAGGAGCGCATCACGGAGACGGTCGCGCAGTTGCGAACTGTTCGGCGCGAGAAACTCGAGACGGTCCGAAGTCTGGAGTCGGAGTTGTCCGACCTCCGTGACGAGAAACGCGAGCACCGACAGCAACGACAGCGCAAGCAGACGGTCGAACGGAAACTCGCCGACGTGGAGACGGAAATCGACGACCGCGAGGAGCGACTCGAGGACCTCCGGTCGAAGCGCGAACGACTCGGCGAGGAGATCGAAACGCTCGAATCGGAGATAGACGACCTGGAATCGGACGATTTCAGCGAGGTGCTCGACCTCCACAAAGAGGCGAACCAGTTGGAGTTCGAACTCGGGCAGTTGGAGTCGACGCTCGACGACGTGGTGGAACGCATCGGAACCGTCGAAGAACAGCTCGCCGAGGAGTCGGACCTCAAGTCCCGACGCGAGGAAATCGAGGCGGAACTGACCGACCTGCGGACCCGCGTGGACCAAATCGAAGCGAGTGCCGTCGAGCGGTTCAACGAGCACATGGACACGGTGCTCGACGTGCTGGATTACGACAATCTCGAGCGCATCTGGATAGAAGCCGTCGAGCGCGAGGTGCGCGACGGTCGGCAGACGGTCGAACGGACCGAATTCGAACTTCACATCGTCCGCAGCACGGACACGGGCGCGACCTACGAGGACACAATCGACCACCTCAGCGAGAGCGAACGCGAGGTGACGGGGTTGGTGTTCGCTCTCGCAGGGTATCTCGTCCACGACGTCCACGAGACGGTCCCGTTCGTCCTCCTCGACTCGCTGGAGGCCATCGACTCGGAGCGCATCGCCGCGCTCGTCGAGTACATGGCCGACTACGCGACGTTCCTGGTCGTCGCACTGTTGCCGGAGGACGCACAAGCGCTGGACGACCGACACCCGCGAATCACGAGCATCTGA
- the rdfA gene encoding rod-determining factor RdfA, with protein sequence MDEDDDTGRVRNKVARLIAAYDLGDSFGDELERLWTAEGQERRSLRDLADRFNRTLLESAMAEAGASTVGGEVDNLYRLLTDDNVSSGMRTEARSRLEREGVDVDQLETDFVTYQAIRSYLTDYRDATYERSDGRQVDTVLDTVGRLRARLRSVTEDRLERLRDTDRITLGDFRLFVDVDVLCEECGGQYGVVDLLERGGCDCDTES encoded by the coding sequence ATGGACGAAGACGACGATACGGGTCGGGTGCGAAACAAGGTCGCTCGCCTCATCGCGGCGTACGACCTCGGCGACTCGTTCGGGGACGAACTCGAACGTCTCTGGACCGCAGAGGGCCAAGAGCGCCGGAGTCTCCGCGACCTCGCCGACCGCTTCAATCGCACCCTCCTCGAGAGCGCGATGGCGGAGGCTGGGGCGTCGACCGTCGGCGGCGAAGTGGACAACCTCTATCGACTCCTCACCGACGACAACGTGAGTAGCGGGATGCGAACGGAGGCGCGGTCACGCTTGGAGCGAGAGGGAGTTGATGTCGACCAGTTAGAAACCGATTTCGTGACCTATCAGGCGATTCGCTCGTATCTCACCGACTATCGCGACGCGACGTACGAACGCTCGGACGGCCGGCAGGTCGACACCGTCCTCGATACGGTGGGTCGGCTCCGCGCCCGACTTCGCTCCGTCACCGAGGACCGCCTGGAGCGTCTCCGCGACACCGACCGCATCACCCTCGGTGACTTTCGACTGTTCGTCGACGTCGACGTCCTCTGCGAGGAGTGTGGTGGTCAGTACGGCGTCGTCGACCTGCTGGAGCGTGGCGGCTGTGACTGCGATACCGAATCCTGA
- the mvk gene encoding mevalonate kinase codes for MTVSSAPGKVYLFGEHAVVYGEPAIPCAIERRATISVEARDDDHVRVQASDLSLDGFTVEYTGTTDDRPDVDVPASLVDAAMGYIDAAVEQARDAADAPDAGFDITVESEIPLGAGLGSSAAVTVAGIDAATRELGAPLSVEDLADRAYRAEAAVQKGEASRADTFCSAVGGAVRVEGDDCRSIDAPDLPIVVGFDGGAGDTGELVASVRALKDRYDFAADTITTIGNIVRRGERFLDPDPSDPAADQSVEERIEEIGRLMDFNHGLLESLGVSSRSLDSMVWAAREAGAHGAKLTGAGGGGCIVALDPTPETLTGLRFTPGCEEAFRAELADDGVRRVA; via the coding sequence ATGACGGTATCGAGCGCACCGGGCAAGGTGTATCTCTTCGGCGAACACGCCGTCGTCTACGGCGAACCCGCCATTCCTTGTGCCATCGAACGCCGCGCGACCATCAGCGTCGAGGCTCGCGACGACGACCACGTTCGCGTCCAGGCGTCGGACCTCAGTCTCGACGGCTTCACCGTCGAGTACACGGGCACGACCGACGACAGACCGGACGTGGACGTGCCGGCCTCCCTCGTCGACGCCGCGATGGGCTACATCGACGCGGCGGTCGAACAGGCCCGCGACGCCGCCGACGCGCCCGACGCCGGCTTCGACATCACCGTCGAGAGCGAGATTCCGCTCGGCGCGGGCCTCGGGTCCTCGGCGGCGGTGACGGTGGCCGGCATCGACGCCGCGACGCGCGAACTCGGTGCTCCGCTCTCGGTGGAGGACCTCGCGGACCGCGCGTATCGCGCCGAGGCGGCGGTCCAGAAGGGCGAGGCGTCGCGTGCCGACACGTTCTGCTCGGCCGTCGGCGGCGCGGTCCGCGTCGAGGGCGACGACTGCCGAAGCATCGACGCCCCCGACCTCCCCATCGTCGTCGGCTTCGACGGCGGCGCGGGCGACACCGGCGAACTCGTCGCGAGCGTACGAGCGCTGAAAGACCGCTACGACTTCGCCGCGGACACCATCACCACCATCGGCAACATCGTCCGCCGGGGCGAGCGCTTCCTCGACCCCGACCCGAGCGACCCGGCGGCCGACCAGTCCGTCGAGGAGCGCATCGAGGAAATCGGCCGTCTGATGGACTTCAATCACGGCTTGCTGGAGTCGCTCGGCGTCTCCTCGCGCTCCCTCGACAGCATGGTGTGGGCGGCGCGAGAGGCGGGCGCCCACGGCGCGAAGCTCACGGGCGCGGGCGGTGGCGGCTGTATCGTCGCACTCGACCCGACGCCGGAGACGCTGACCGGCCTTCGATTCACGCCGGGCTGTGAGGAGGCCTTCCGCGCCGAGCTCGCCGACGACGGCGTGCGGAGGGTCGCATGA
- a CDS encoding isopentenyl phosphate kinase produces the protein MTTVLKLGGSLITDKERAETLDGEALAAAADAIADCDDEVALVHGAGSFGHHYADAHGVSVTEGTTDASAALEIHGSMTTLNRFVLSRLHDRNVSALPVHPLSAGARDADAALDFPIPSVRTMLGEGFVPVSHGDVLAHEGEGATIVSGDEVVVRFAEGLDADRVGLCSTVDGVYDADGAVIDHIEDFDSVASALGESDATDVTGGMAGKVRTLLELDAPAYVFGADDLSTFLSGGEPGTRID, from the coding sequence ATGACGACCGTCCTCAAACTCGGTGGGAGCCTCATCACCGACAAGGAGCGCGCGGAGACGCTGGACGGCGAGGCGTTGGCGGCGGCCGCAGACGCCATCGCCGACTGCGACGACGAGGTGGCCCTCGTCCACGGCGCTGGGAGTTTCGGCCACCACTACGCCGACGCCCACGGCGTGAGCGTGACCGAGGGAACGACCGACGCCAGTGCCGCCCTCGAAATCCACGGGTCGATGACGACGCTCAATCGGTTCGTCCTCTCGCGACTTCACGACCGCAACGTGTCGGCCCTGCCGGTCCACCCGCTCTCGGCGGGCGCCCGCGATGCCGACGCCGCACTCGATTTCCCCATCCCTTCCGTGCGGACGATGCTCGGTGAGGGGTTCGTCCCCGTCAGCCACGGCGACGTACTCGCTCACGAGGGCGAGGGCGCGACCATCGTCTCCGGCGACGAGGTGGTGGTTCGCTTCGCCGAGGGGCTGGACGCCGACCGGGTGGGCCTCTGTTCGACGGTCGACGGCGTCTACGACGCGGACGGCGCGGTCATCGACCACATCGAGGACTTCGACTCCGTGGCGTCGGCCCTCGGCGAGAGCGACGCCACCGACGTGACCGGCGGGATGGCCGGGAAGGTGCGCACCCTCCTCGAACTCGACGCCCCGGCCTACGTCTTCGGCGCCGACGACCTCTCGACGTTCCTCTCGGGCGGCGAACCGGGGACGCGAATCGACTGA
- a CDS encoding MBL fold metallo-hydrolase, translated as MRLTFLGTGSAMPLPDRAQTGLLLERDGRRLLVDCGAGVLHRLAATDPGYEGVSTVLLTHHHLDHVADLLPLLKARWLEGSDYLEVVGPRGTKALVDDLLDTFDYLDGRVDLQVREVGAYDFSVAGFDVRAHETRHSVDGLAYRFAGDDGDLTISSDTEAFESLAAFADGSAVFVHDCSFPDDVDVSNHPTPSVLGDVLAGHDYGRVYLTHLYPHTEGRHDEMLSALKSRYDGDVRFARDGLRVNC; from the coding sequence ATGCGACTCACGTTTCTCGGCACCGGGAGCGCGATGCCACTCCCCGACCGGGCCCAGACCGGACTGTTGCTCGAACGCGACGGCCGGCGTCTGCTGGTCGACTGCGGCGCGGGCGTTCTCCACCGTCTCGCCGCCACCGACCCAGGGTACGAGGGCGTCTCGACGGTACTTCTCACCCACCATCACCTCGACCACGTCGCCGACCTCCTGCCCCTCTTGAAGGCGCGGTGGCTGGAGGGGTCGGACTACCTCGAAGTCGTCGGTCCCCGTGGGACCAAAGCCCTCGTCGACGATTTGCTCGACACCTTCGACTACCTCGACGGCCGCGTCGACCTGCAAGTTCGCGAGGTGGGTGCGTACGACTTCTCGGTCGCGGGGTTCGACGTACGCGCCCACGAGACGCGGCACTCGGTCGACGGCCTCGCCTATCGCTTTGCCGGCGACGACGGTGACCTCACCATCAGCAGCGACACCGAGGCCTTCGAATCGCTGGCGGCCTTCGCCGACGGGTCGGCCGTGTTCGTCCACGACTGCTCCTTTCCCGACGACGTGGACGTATCCAACCACCCCACGCCGTCGGTACTCGGCGACGTTCTCGCGGGCCACGACTACGGCCGGGTCTATCTCACACACCTCTACCCACACACGGAGGGGCGACACGACGAGATGCTGTCCGCGCTCAAGTCGCGATACGACGGCGACGTGCGCTTCGCCCGCGATGGCCTGCGAGTGAACTGTTAG
- a CDS encoding TRAM domain-containing protein gives MVDSPVTPGDTYVVAIEELGSEGDGVGYVDDFAVLVDDATLGETVQVEITDVDSNFARGDVVDAEFGI, from the coding sequence ATGGTTGATTCGCCAGTTACACCCGGAGACACCTACGTCGTCGCTATCGAGGAGCTCGGCTCGGAAGGCGACGGCGTCGGCTACGTCGACGATTTTGCGGTGCTCGTCGACGACGCGACCCTCGGCGAGACGGTGCAGGTCGAGATTACCGACGTGGATTCGAACTTCGCGCGGGGTGACGTGGTCGACGCGGAGTTCGGAATCTAA
- a CDS encoding glycosyltransferase family 2 protein, with translation MSEDDETDSSVSHDRGTASDERRVMPLAADRLIALYFILVFVGGALATLGDPARIPHYASLLPFVYVGLWLFVAMYALATGVWAYEAYLGWRHDPPPLAYGPEDVQVRILTVAAEDVVQETVDALPEALADRHVVAEAPLDIDGATVDVVPDEFSCDAADKGRALEWARRELPCDKPFVLFLDEDTLVTEFEGLPDADIVQFRERPVFTGSYLTYWSEVLRMGYQTEQTGFPALDIPLYAWGGGIAVRQSVEESVTWDFETLIEDTVFTWQAAQDGADFETMDTKFRNQAPPSLRAMFEQRRRWLTGTLRDEAYLPVGYQSLMTLRNVAWAFSPATAFLVLFSGAIPTQTPGSGLFQVVAWVMFGFSLVWVWRGWRYYGGLSLRTLPVFLCYPFVVAVHSAGAVWGFVSPPASFETTTKADESADEAAVDDGDSTDE, from the coding sequence ATGAGCGAGGACGACGAGACGGACAGTTCTGTCAGTCACGACCGGGGTACGGCATCTGACGAGCGACGCGTGATGCCGCTGGCGGCCGACCGTCTCATCGCGCTCTACTTCATCCTCGTCTTCGTCGGGGGTGCGCTCGCGACGCTCGGCGACCCGGCGAGGATTCCGCACTACGCCTCACTCCTCCCCTTCGTCTACGTCGGTCTCTGGCTGTTCGTCGCGATGTACGCTCTCGCCACGGGCGTCTGGGCGTACGAGGCCTATCTCGGCTGGCGTCACGACCCGCCGCCGCTGGCGTACGGGCCCGAGGACGTACAGGTTCGGATTCTGACCGTCGCCGCCGAGGACGTCGTCCAGGAGACGGTCGACGCCCTCCCCGAGGCACTCGCAGACCGTCACGTCGTCGCCGAGGCACCCCTCGATATCGATGGCGCGACGGTCGACGTCGTCCCCGACGAGTTCTCGTGTGACGCCGCGGACAAGGGGCGGGCGCTGGAGTGGGCGCGGCGCGAACTCCCCTGTGACAAGCCCTTCGTCCTCTTTCTGGACGAAGACACACTCGTCACGGAGTTCGAGGGCCTGCCCGACGCCGACATCGTGCAGTTTCGGGAGCGCCCCGTCTTCACGGGGTCGTATCTCACCTACTGGTCGGAGGTGCTCCGCATGGGGTATCAGACCGAACAGACCGGCTTCCCGGCGCTCGATATCCCACTCTACGCGTGGGGCGGGGGTATCGCGGTCAGGCAGTCGGTCGAGGAGTCGGTGACGTGGGACTTCGAGACGCTCATCGAGGACACGGTGTTCACGTGGCAGGCCGCCCAAGACGGCGCGGATTTCGAGACGATGGACACGAAGTTTCGGAATCAGGCGCCGCCCTCGCTCCGGGCGATGTTCGAACAGCGGCGTCGCTGGCTGACGGGGACGCTCCGCGACGAGGCGTACCTCCCCGTCGGATACCAGTCGCTGATGACGCTCCGAAACGTCGCGTGGGCGTTCAGTCCCGCCACGGCGTTTCTCGTCCTGTTCAGCGGCGCGATTCCGACGCAGACGCCGGGGAGCGGCCTGTTTCAGGTCGTCGCGTGGGTGATGTTCGGCTTCTCGCTGGTCTGGGTGTGGCGTGGGTGGCGCTACTACGGCGGACTCTCGCTCCGAACGCTTCCCGTGTTCCTCTGCTATCCGTTCGTCGTCGCCGTCCACTCCGCCGGCGCGGTGTGGGGATTCGTCTCTCCACCGGCGTCGTTCGAAACGACGACGAAGGCGGACGAATCGGCGGACGAAGCGGCAGTCGACGACGGCGATTCGACGGACGAGTGA